ATGCAAAACTCCTGAGGTGATGGGAAAAAGGGATAGGCTACTGGGGGTCAAGCACTATGCGAGCAGAGTCTAGGGTTGAGTTAATGTGGCTGAGCAATAGGTGGGTAGCTTGGTCTACGTCTTTGGCGCGGTAGGCAGCTAGGATGGCCCGGTGTTCGGCATCGGCGGAGGCGCGCTGACCAGGATGCTGGGTAAACGATAGATTGATATAGAGGGTGGCAATATCAGACAGGCGTTGGAGAACATTATGCAAATGGGAGGTGGGGACGGGGCCGTGGAGCAGCCGGTGGAAGTCGCGATTCAGCACAATCCATTCGGCTTGGTCAGGTTCGGTGTCCATCTGATCCAGCAATGCTTCGGCGGCTTGCAGTTGGGCATGGGTCACCTGCCCTATACTTTTACGCACGGAGAGGGGGATGAGAGCAGCACGAATGTCAAAAATTTCTTCGAGCTCTGCCAAGGTAGGGGTATGAACCACGGCTCCGCGAAAGGCATCTAGGTCAATCAAGCCCTCACTACTCAGTTGCCGCAGGGCTTCGCGGATGGGGGTGACACTCATCTGCAAAGATGCCGCTAGGTCAGCCTGAACCAGACGGGTACCGGGGGGCAAATGCCCTGCCAGAATCAATCGCCGCAGATGCTGGGTGACATTTGCCTGGCTGGTGCGAGGACTGGGCACAAGGTTAGGAATCGTAGGTTTGGCGGCCATGCAGGATTCTCATAGTACAAGCGATCGCTCCTCAACAGATGGCAACTGGCTATCTAACGTGATCTGAACCCCATAGATGAGGGGTCTCGTTATAAATAGAACAACGTGATGCTGCGATTGAGTCGGTGCCGTATATTATATATCATATATGATTTGAGTTTGACTAGGGTAGGTCAAAGCGATCGCCCCATACTTGTCTATAAAGAATTGAAACGCTTGATCCAAGTCTAGGGGTTACCCATGGTTTTCTTGGGCACACTAAATCCAGGAAGACTAGAGTATGGCCATCTCTCCACCCATATCACAACCTAGTGCCCGTACTAGGCTCACTGCATTGCATTCCCCTCTCTACAGTTGCAGACCACAGTTGCAGGTCACAGTAGGCCATGGATATTGGGTTGGCTAACGGTCTTATCAATCACCATCCCCCGGATGATTGTCCAATTGTTTGAGGCGACCCATTGAATAGAAACTTGAACTTCTTGCAGTGCATTCACCTCAACGATTTAGAACAAGGGCGTTGCTGAATCGATCCATGATTTGCCCTCATCCCCAATTCTTCTTCCCAAGGAGAAGGGAGCTAGAATGCTTGTCCCCTCACCCTGGAGAGCTAGGTTGAGGGCAGATTTAGGACTTCATGCTTGTATTCAGCAACGCCAGACAAAGGAACGCTTCTGTCCTTTGTCTTCAATCGTTTCCATTCCTTTTAGGAGAATTAATGATGAGTACCCAGCTCCTCCGTCCAGAACTCGGCGACTTTAGCAGTATTGTATGTTTCAAGGCTGTTATTGTAGGAGTCGAAGAAGCCCTAGGAGAAAAAGCCGCAGCGATCGCATTTTTAGCAGCCGGTCGCCTACGGGGTAAAAATTTAGCGAAAGACTTAAATCTTAGCAATGCCAACCTGCCACTGGATCAAGTTGCCATCTTGTTGAACAAAGCCTTAGGAAAAGACGGCACCTGCCTATGCCTCGTAGACAACATCCTTGAAGTTGGTGAAACCTATCAAGTTTTTTGTCGGGAAACTATCTGTTCTGCTGGAGAACCCCAAGGCTCTAACCGTAATTTGTCCTTTACTCTCGGTGCAGTGCAAGGTGCTTTAGAAGAAATTACCCAAAAACGGCTGCGGGGTAAACAAATTGCCTCGGTTTTACGGGGCAGTGACCATGACGTCATTGAGTTTGGGGTTTTATAGCTGTCTACATCAAGATTGTTTAATATGTTCTCTTTCCTACGCAATTTATTCTATTCTTCACCTAAGAGAGAATATCAAGCCAGGATCGAAAGCTTTCGATCCTGGTAACAGGCGTACATTAGAGAGGTTCTATACGTAAGTTTTCTGATCTAGGCAATACCTTGATTCCGTTACTTCAAAGACGTAGTCTGATGCCTCCCTTCATGTTGAGACTATGCTTGAACCTCTAATCTCTAGTTCATCACAACCATCAACCAAATTCTATCTGTAGCTACTACTAGCTGATAGCTACATCTATGAAAACAACCACAGGTAAGACATTCATTGATGTCTTTGAGGAGACTGCTGGGGTTACAACGTATCCTAGCAGCCTCACCCCAAACCTTCTCCCGACCGGACAAGGGCTAAGACCGCTGACGCTTAAAGGTTGGATGAGGCTAGCGGGAGATATTCTGTCGCTTTTTATCAGATTTAGTACCAGTTCATCAGGTCAAGACCTTCACTCTAAGAACTTTGAGACTTGAGGGGTTTGACATTCAACTATTACCGAAGTCTTTCACTTTCTTTCACTTTCTTTCCCTTTAGGAGATTTTACAATGAGTACCAACCTGCTTCGTCCAGAACTTGGTGATTTTAGTAGTATTGTATGTTTCAAAGCTGTTGTGGTAGGAGTTGAAGAAGCCCTAGGCGAAAAAGCCGCAGCGATCGCTCTCTTAGCTGCTGGTCGCCTACGAGGTAAGAGTTTAGCCAAGGACTTACAACTGAGTGCTTCTAACGTACCGTTAGATCAACTAGCAACCTTGTTAAATAAGGCGCTAGGAAAAGATGGTACCCGCCTATGCCTCATAGACAACATCCTTGAAGTTGATGGCACCTATCAGGTCTTTTGTCGGGAAACAGTCTGTTCTGCTGGAGAACCCCAAGGCTCTAACCGTAATTTGTCCTTTACTCTCGGTGCAGTACAAGGTGCTTTAGAAGAAATTACCCAAAAACGGCTGCGAGGCAAGCAAATTGCCTCGGTTTTACGGGGCAGTGACCATGATGTCATTGAGTTTGGGGTGCTGTAACCATTCTGGATGATCATATCAAATCCGGTTGAACATGCCATTTATTCAAGGCAGTGGCAATGCTGGAGATCTACAGCCCCCTTATCGAAAGAAGCGAAGAGGGGATTGAAGACAGGATGTTACAGCTATGGGCGTTGCTGAATAGCGATATGATTCCTCAACATGTTGCATGGAGTTTCAGATCCTGTGGCTAGAGGTTCATAGCCTCATGCAGCAACACCCAGTCATGACCTTTCAGCCGGATTGGATAGAAGACGTCTGATAGTTCTCACCCTGCACGGTGTTGCGAAATCCTAGGAAAATTCTGCAACACCGTGCAGGAAGTTTCAGATCTTCTAGCTAGAGGCTCATACCCTGATTCAGCAACACTCATGGATGAAGGAGAGGACAGCCAAAGCTTTCGAGCTTCCCTGATGCCAACTCGCGGGACATATTTCTCGTCACCATTCTGAAATAGCAGGATTGATCCCTAGATGGTAGGTCAAGGTGTGTCTTCAGTTACTGCAGAGTTCAGGTTATCCATAGAGGATGTTGGAAACTTAGACGGATTTGGGGGTTTAGGGTTGAGCATAGCGTTTCGACCCTCGACCCGCAAGATACTCCATCTATAACATCAGATATCAGGGAGAAAAATTTGTGTTCAACCTACGCACGGCAATGTTTGCCTTCATCCTACTGGCGCTATTGCTGCTGGCAGGGCGTTTTGTAAAACAACGAAGTCGATGGTGTCAGCGTCTCTATTTACCTGCCTCCATTATGGCTGGGGTGCTGGGGCTGCTGCTGGGGCCGGGAGTCTTGGGGGCGATCGCCACCTCCATTGGGGGTGAAGATACGCTCTTGTCCGGTGGGTTATTTTCCTCGGATATTAGCACCGTCTGGTCTCAAATGCCGGGGGTCTTTATCAATGTGGTGTTTGCGGCATTGTTTTTGGGGGAATCAATCCCTGCACCCCGCGATATTTGGCGAAAGGCTGCTCCCCAAGTTGTTTTTGGCCAAACCCTGGCCTGGGGGCAATATGTAGTGGGTCTCTTAGCCACCATTGTGATTTTGATGCCCCTGTTTGATATCAACCCCATGGCGGCAGCCCTGATTGAAATTGGCTTTGAAGGGGGCCACGGCACAGCGGGAGGGATGGTTGAAACCTTGTCGGAGCTTGGCTTTGCCGAAGGGGGCGACTTAGCTCTGGGGTTAGCAACTGTGGGAATTGTGTCTGGTATTGTCTGCGGGACGGCTTTGTCCGACTGGGGACGGCGCAAGGGCCATGTGTCGATGCTCAACCGGGATGTGATGGAGCCGTCCGAAATTCCTGACCTGAATGTGTTGGCTGAAACCCCCGAAATTCGTCAGCAGCGGGCCAGGCTATTACACAATCTGTTGATCGATCCCCTGTCGATTAATGCGGCTATTGTGGGGGCAGCGATCGCGGTGGGGTGGCTGATTCTAGAAGCCCTAAAGTGGATTGAGTCGGTCACCTGGGGGCAGTCGGGCTTTGCCCTGTTTCCCTTTGTGCCGCTGTTTCCCTTGGCGCTCATCGGTGGCATTGTGGTGCAGGTCATTCTCAACCGTCTGGGATTGGGCTCCTTAATCATCCGCCCTATGGTGCAAAATATTGCCGGGGTGGCACTGGATGTGTTGATTGTGGCCGCGATCGCCTCTATTTCCCTGCAGGTCATCGGTGCAAATCTTGGTGTATTCCTAGTGCTGAGCGTGGTGGGAGTATTATGGAATGTCCTGATCTTTCTTTGGTGGGCCCCTCGGGTCTTTCCCACCTACTGGTTTGAGAAAGGCATTGGCGACATGGGGCAATCCATGGGGGTTACAGCCACCGGCATTTTGCTAATTCGTATGGTGGATTCAGATAATCACACTGGTGCGTTTGAAGGATTTGCCTACAAGCAACTGTTTTTTGAGCCGATTGTCGGCGGTGGCTTATTTACAGCGGCGGCTCCTGCCTTAATCAACCGTTTGGGCGCAGGCCCTATGCTGGCGATTACCAGCGCGCTGCTCCTCATGTGGATCATCATTGGCTATAGCCTAATTCGCCAATCTCGCAGGCCATCCATGGGGGAAACTTAGCAGTTTTTGGCGTTGCTGAATGAAGATATGACATCAGAATAGAAGCAAGATGCTCCCACAACCTTGATGGTGAATGAAGTGCGCGTGTGAGCGTCTTACTCACGGTTTGTGAGTGCCAATCCTATCGCTATTCAGCAACGCCCGTTTTTGAATGATCGAGCGGCGAGATTGTGGAACGCTGAGGCCTATGTAACAATCGTGACTATCTTGCTTGTCTAGCTGAAACCTCATAGCCGTGATCGCTGCCCCCACCCAGGCATCATGTCTCATAACCAAGACGGCAATCGAATCATCTTTTCCCGTCAGTAAGCCATAACCGTTTGTCCATGACCGTTGCTCTACCCCTAGCGCTGTATGAAACAGAACCGATCGACTCCCATGAGCTACAGTGTGGCACCTACTGGTATGAAGGATGCTGTCCGACAACAGGTGAATGGCTGCGACTGCCGCGATCGCCCTTGGCAGAAGCTGTTGCGCGGCGGGTGATGCATGAGTTGGTGACGGATCCCATTACCCAGGATGGCAAGATGTATGGGGTGCTGTTGGCAGCAACGGCAACGGCAGAGATCCAGGTGCTCAAGGCATTTTCAGGAACCTTGCAGGGGCAGACTGATCCGCCAGGTTGGGTGCCGCCCCTGCCGGCTCGTCAGATGTTAAGAACGGCAGAAACCGAGACGCTGCGCCAGCTAGAGCAGATGAAGCACCAGCTTCAGGATCTGCACAGCTTGCCGGTACGCCAGCAGTATGCAGAGGTGAAGCTGTGGTGTGATCAACAGCGGCAGCAATTGAGCGATCGCCA
The Candidatus Obscuribacterales bacterium genome window above contains:
- a CDS encoding GntR family transcriptional regulator, with translation MAAKPTIPNLVPSPRTSQANVTQHLRRLILAGHLPPGTRLVQADLAASLQMSVTPIREALRQLSSEGLIDLDAFRGAVVHTPTLAELEEIFDIRAALIPLSVRKSIGQVTHAQLQAAEALLDQMDTEPDQAEWIVLNRDFHRLLHGPVPTSHLHNVLQRLSDIATLYINLSFTQHPGQRASADAEHRAILAAYRAKDVDQATHLLLSHINSTLDSARIVLDPQ